The stretch of DNA GGTAGGCGACGGAGTGACCGTCGATCAGCAGCAGTCGATCCACGTCGTCGACTCTAGACGCACCGGCGGACACTGGCCTGCGGCGTGTGCCTCGTGTGCGTGGTCGTGGGGTGGTCTCGTCGTGATGGTGCGCTGTCGTCGGACGCCTCGGACCTGCTGGTGCGCTGCCGCGGGAGCGGTGTGCTCGGTGGTGCGCTGCCGCAGGGGGTCTCGTCGTGCTGCTGCGCTGCCGCAGGGGTGAAGGCCAACGATGCTGCGTTTGCTACGGGATCCCGTCGTGAACGCAGAAGCGTTCGGCCTCGCACGCGTGGATGAAGAATCGTGGGTGCACTTTGCGTGGGGGTGACGAACGATTCTTCCTTGGTGTGGACCGTTCCACGCGAAGGAAGAATCCTTCCGCCGCTCAGCCCGCCATCGGTGGATTTTCAACCACAGGAGCGCTCCTGCGGTTGCAGATCCACCGATAGGACGCACGAACGCAGAACCTTGGCCCCTGAACGCAGAATCGAAGAATCGTGGATCCAAGGGCGGGCCCAGCCAGACCCCGAGACCCGAGGCCAGCCCCAGGCCCCCTGCCGGTCGAGGCCCCTTCGGAGACCGCCCCCAGCGAAGGCCGAGGCAGCGCACCAGCACGGTCACGACGAACGCAGGCAACGCACCAGCAGCCCAAGACCCGTTGCCACCGCACCGGACAATCACGACGCCCAGGGACGAAGGAGCCCCCGACCTCAGACCCGGCCGGAGCGGCGGTCGTCCTGGCGGCGGCGCAGCGTGCGGCGGACGGCGATGAGCTTGCCGGTGTCGCGGGAGTGGGTGGCCTTCGAGCTGAGCCGGGAGCGCAGGCGGCTGGCCTGGATGGCGCGGACGGCTGCGACCTGGGTGAACCCGATCTTCGTCAGGTAGCGGTGCGGCTCGCGGGCCATGAGCGGGATGGCCGCGACGACGATCTCGCAGGCGTTCTCCTCGCCGTACGTCGCGGCGGCCGACAGCAGCGTCGCGGCGACGTTGCGGCGACGGTGGCGCGGGGAGACCTGGATGTCGGTGACGATGAGGATGGGGGTGAGCGTGATCGGTGTCAGGGTGCTCAGGTCGCACACCGTCGCGCCGACGATCTCGTCCTCGACGAGGGCGACGATGATGCGCTTGCCGGGCTTGGCGAGGGTCTGCTCGATCGCCGACTCCGCCTCCGTCGCGGTCGGCTCGCGGAACAGCGACTGGTAGGAGAACGCCTCCGCGCCCTCCTCGTCGCTCACCGCGGCCGACTCGGCCCACAGGG from Aeromicrobium erythreum encodes:
- a CDS encoding GNAT family N-acetyltransferase, giving the protein MATRSPIVMRDAVPEDAAELVALWAESAAVSDEEGAEAFSYQSLFREPTATEAESAIEQTLAKPGKRIIVALVEDEIVGATVCDLSTLTPITLTPILIVTDIQVSPRHRRRNVAATLLSAAATYGEENACEIVVAAIPLMAREPHRYLTKIGFTQVAAVRAIQASRLRSRLSSKATHSRDTGKLIAVRRTLRRRQDDRRSGRV